The Natrinema pellirubrum DSM 15624 region CGATCCCCGCGGCGATCGCGTCCACGTCGAACGGTTCGCCCTGCGTGATCCAGCCCCGGTCCCGCGCGTACTCGGGGTCGTCCGGAATCACCGTCAGCGCGACGACTTCCTCGTCGAGCAAGTCGCCGAACGTCGACGCGCGCTCGAGCGCACGCGTCGCCAACGCCGAGCCGTCGAAGGGAACGAGCAGTGACATGGCGCTAGGTCATACGACAGCGAAGGTAAATGTTCGCCCCAATAGTGGGACCTACGTCCGTTCCCCGTCCGCGCCTCGAGTCGGCTCGTTGGCCACCCCGTCGGCGTCTTCGCCCCCGCCGACGACCAGGACCGATCGGGCCGTGGTCCTGACGATCCTGTCGACAGTGCTGCCGAGCAGCGCGCCCTTGAACGACGAGCGTCCGCGGGAGCCGATCACGATCGGATCGGCCCCGACCTCGTCGGCGTACCCGAGGATCTCCTCGTGGGGCACGCCCGATCGAACCGCCGTCTCGGCCTCGATCCCGTCCTCGAGCGCCCGTGTTTCGAGGTCCGCGAGCCAGCCGGCCGCCCGCTCCTCGAGGTGCTGGCGGGCCTCCTCAGGATCGACGATACCGGTATCGTAGTCGGTTCGTTCGTCGACGACGGCGACGCCGAACAGCGCTGCGTCGAACCGGTCGGCGAGCGCAACGGCGTGGTCGACCGCCGTCGCCGCCGCCTCGCTGCCGTCGGTCGCAACCAGAATCGAGTCGTACATGGGCGTCGATACGGTCCCCCTCGAGAAAGGTCTACGGCTCGCTCATGATCGTTGAGTGTGTACCCGGACCTGCTGTCGTGTATGACTGGGACGTTCGCCTGCCGCGATAGCAGCCAAGATCGCCACCCCAAATAAAAGAGAGAACGTGTCTAATATAGACCGTGTTAGTCTTCGTCGTCGGTGTCGTCGTCGCCGGTTACTTTATCAACGGCCTTTGAGAGCAGTTCTCTCCCTTTCCCACTCTTTTGACCTTTCTCCTCGGCTTTCTTTCGACTCTCAGCACTCATGTCTGGACATACTTCCCTTAGCATTAAATAGCTACGGCCGTGACGGCTCCGATGATACCAAGAACCAACGTCGCCTGTGTGGCGGTCAGCAGTCCGGAGTTCCGTCGAATGTCGTCGTAGTTCTCAGCGATCATACCCGCCATCGTTTCGAGCAAATCTTCCTCCCATGGCGGATCGGGAAAATCGTCTTCGGCGAGATCTTCAATATATTCGCC contains the following coding sequences:
- a CDS encoding universal stress protein, giving the protein MYDSILVATDGSEAAATAVDHAVALADRFDAALFGVAVVDERTDYDTGIVDPEEARQHLEERAAGWLADLETRALEDGIEAETAVRSGVPHEEILGYADEVGADPIVIGSRGRSSFKGALLGSTVDRIVRTTARSVLVVGGGEDADGVANEPTRGADGERT